One Bosea sp. 685 DNA segment encodes these proteins:
- the acs gene encoding acetate--CoA ligase → MSETIYDVPAAWAKKAHLNDAKYKKMYAASIKDPDTFWGEQGKRIDWFKPYSKVRNASYKPGKVSIKWYEDGTTNVAYNCVDRHLETRAKQTAIIWEGDDPSESKKISYGQLYTEVCKFANVLKANGVKKGDRVTIYLPMIPEAAYAMLACARIGAIHSVVFGGFSPDSLASRIEDSDSKIVITADEGLRGGRPVPLKKNVDAADPKVKGGIGKVIVVKRTGGNAHMVDGRDVWYHDEAAKVSGHCPPVEMKAEDPLFLLYTSGSTGKPKGVLHTTAGYLVYTSMTHQYVFDYHDGDIYWCTADVGWVTGHSYILYGPLANGATTLMFEGIPTYPTISRFWEVIDKHKVNTFYTAPTAIRSLMGAGEEPVKKTKRKSLRLLGSVGEPINPEAWEWYHRVVGDRRCPIVDTWWQTETGGILITPLPGATKLKPGSATRPFFGVKPEIVDPEGKVLEGACEGNLVIAESWPGQMRTVYGDHKRFEETYFATYPNKYFTGDGCRRDADGYYWITGRVDDVINVSGHRMGTAEVESALVAHPKVSEAAVVGYPHDIKGQGIYAYVTLMAGETPSEELRKDLVSYVRKEIGPIASPDLIQFSPGLPKTRSGKIMRRILRKIAEDEFGALGDTSTLADPAVVDDLIANRQNKRKPG, encoded by the coding sequence ATGTCCGAGACTATTTATGATGTGCCGGCGGCATGGGCCAAAAAGGCGCATCTGAACGACGCCAAATACAAGAAGATGTATGCGGCTTCGATCAAGGATCCCGACACATTCTGGGGCGAGCAGGGCAAGCGGATCGACTGGTTCAAGCCCTACAGCAAAGTCCGCAACGCCAGCTACAAGCCCGGCAAGGTCTCGATCAAATGGTACGAGGACGGCACCACCAACGTCGCCTATAACTGCGTCGATCGGCATCTGGAGACGCGGGCCAAGCAGACCGCGATCATCTGGGAGGGCGACGACCCTTCGGAATCCAAGAAGATCAGCTACGGCCAGCTCTATACCGAGGTCTGCAAGTTCGCGAACGTGCTCAAGGCCAACGGCGTCAAGAAGGGCGATCGCGTCACCATCTACCTGCCGATGATCCCGGAAGCGGCCTATGCGATGCTCGCCTGCGCACGTATCGGCGCGATCCATTCCGTGGTGTTCGGCGGCTTCTCGCCTGATTCGCTGGCGAGCCGGATCGAGGACAGCGATTCCAAGATCGTGATCACTGCCGATGAAGGGTTGCGCGGGGGCCGCCCCGTGCCGCTCAAGAAGAACGTCGATGCTGCCGACCCCAAGGTCAAGGGCGGCATCGGCAAGGTCATCGTGGTCAAGCGCACGGGCGGCAATGCTCATATGGTCGATGGCCGCGACGTCTGGTACCATGACGAGGCCGCCAAGGTTTCGGGCCATTGTCCGCCTGTTGAAATGAAGGCGGAGGATCCACTCTTCCTGCTCTATACCTCCGGATCGACCGGAAAGCCCAAAGGTGTCCTGCACACAACGGCAGGCTACCTCGTCTACACCTCGATGACGCATCAATACGTCTTCGACTACCATGATGGGGACATCTACTGGTGCACGGCCGATGTCGGCTGGGTCACCGGACACAGCTACATCCTCTATGGCCCGCTCGCCAACGGCGCCACGACGCTGATGTTCGAGGGCATTCCGACCTATCCGACGATCTCCCGCTTCTGGGAGGTGATCGACAAGCACAAGGTCAACACCTTCTACACCGCGCCGACCGCAATCCGCTCGCTGATGGGGGCGGGCGAGGAACCGGTGAAGAAGACCAAGCGCAAATCGCTGCGCCTGCTCGGCTCGGTCGGCGAGCCGATCAATCCGGAAGCCTGGGAGTGGTATCACCGCGTCGTCGGCGACCGCCGTTGCCCAATCGTCGATACCTGGTGGCAGACCGAGACCGGCGGCATCCTGATCACGCCGCTGCCGGGCGCGACCAAGCTCAAGCCCGGCTCGGCGACGCGGCCCTTCTTCGGCGTCAAGCCTGAGATCGTTGATCCCGAGGGCAAGGTCCTGGAAGGCGCCTGCGAGGGCAACCTCGTCATCGCCGAGAGCTGGCCCGGCCAGATGCGCACGGTCTATGGCGACCATAAGCGCTTCGAGGAAACCTATTTCGCCACCTATCCGAACAAGTATTTCACCGGCGATGGCTGCCGGCGCGATGCCGACGGCTATTACTGGATCACCGGGCGCGTCGATGACGTGATCAACGTCTCCGGGCACCGCATGGGCACGGCCGAAGTCGAATCGGCGCTGGTGGCGCATCCCAAGGTCTCGGAGGCCGCTGTCGTCGGCTATCCCCACGACATCAAGGGGCAGGGCATCTACGCCTATGTCACGCTGATGGCCGGCGAGACGCCGAGCGAGGAGTTGCGCAAGGACCTGGTGTCCTATGTGCGCAAGGAGATCGGGCCGATCGCTTCGCCTGACCTGATCCAGTTCTCACCCGGCCTGCCCAAGACCCGCTCGGGCAAGATCATGCGCCGCATCCTGCGCAAGATCGCCGAGGACGAGTTCGGCGCGCTCGGCGATACCTCGACCCTGGCCGATCCGGCGGTGGTCGACGACTTGATCGCCAACCGGCAGAACAAGCGCAAGCCGGGGTAA
- a CDS encoding Fur family transcriptional regulator, translating into MIGIEQRVAIFEGQLKQAGLRMTQQRRLILRILAEAHDHPDAKGIFTRAFEHDPTLSLSTVYRTMKLLESQGAIERHAFEDGVSRYEHADQQHHDHLIDVETGQVVEFSSPEIEALQAKIAAELGYEIVRHRLELYGRKLSKAGRKRVKKDV; encoded by the coding sequence ATGATCGGAATCGAGCAGCGCGTGGCCATTTTCGAGGGCCAGTTAAAGCAAGCGGGCTTGCGGATGACGCAGCAGCGCCGGCTGATCCTGCGCATTCTCGCCGAGGCGCATGACCACCCCGACGCCAAGGGCATCTTCACCCGCGCCTTCGAGCACGACCCGACCTTGTCGCTCTCGACGGTCTACCGGACCATGAAGCTGCTGGAATCGCAGGGCGCGATCGAGCGCCACGCCTTCGAGGACGGCGTCTCGCGCTACGAGCATGCCGACCAGCAGCATCACGACCATCTGATCGATGTCGAGACCGGCCAGGTGGTGGAGTTCTCATCGCCGGAGATCGAGGCGCTGCAGGCGAAGATTGCCGCCGAGCTGGGCTACGAAATCGTCCGCCACCGGCTCGAGCTCTATGGGCGCAAGCTGTCCAAGGCCGGGCGGAAGCGCGTCAAAAAGGACGTTTGA
- a CDS encoding metal ABC transporter substrate-binding protein, which yields MRSRRHFMGLCVAMAFTGGLCAAAIPALAQPAPGKPLRVVTTFTIIQDMAQNVAGNVAIVESITKPGAEIHDYQPTPLDVVKAQSADLVLWNGLNLERWFEKFFENVKNVPSAVLTDGIEPMGIKEGPYQDKPNPHAWMSTKNALIYIENIRKALAKADPANAATYAKNAAAYADEIKAMDAPLRARLDKVPADRRWLVSSEGAFSYLTRDYGWREAYLWPINADEQGTPQQVRKLIDLVRKSKIPAVFSESTISDKPARQVARETGAKYGGVLYVDSLSAANGPVPTFAKLLEVTVETIAKGFGQ from the coding sequence ATGCGTTCGCGTCGTCATTTCATGGGTCTTTGTGTGGCCATGGCCTTTACTGGGGGCCTTTGCGCCGCGGCAATTCCGGCGCTGGCGCAGCCGGCGCCGGGCAAGCCGCTGCGGGTGGTCACGACCTTCACCATCATTCAGGACATGGCGCAGAACGTCGCCGGCAATGTCGCAATCGTCGAGTCGATCACCAAGCCCGGCGCCGAGATCCATGACTACCAGCCGACGCCGCTCGACGTGGTGAAGGCGCAATCGGCCGATCTCGTGCTGTGGAACGGGCTCAATCTCGAGCGCTGGTTCGAAAAATTCTTCGAGAACGTCAAGAATGTGCCGAGCGCGGTGTTGACCGACGGCATCGAGCCGATGGGCATCAAGGAAGGCCCCTATCAGGACAAGCCGAACCCGCATGCCTGGATGTCGACCAAGAACGCGCTGATCTATATCGAGAACATCAGGAAGGCGCTGGCCAAGGCCGATCCCGCCAATGCCGCGACCTATGCCAAGAATGCCGCCGCTTACGCCGACGAGATCAAGGCGATGGACGCGCCCTTGCGCGCCCGGCTCGACAAGGTGCCAGCCGACAGGCGCTGGCTCGTCTCCAGCGAGGGCGCCTTCAGCTATCTCACCCGCGATTATGGCTGGCGCGAAGCCTATCTCTGGCCGATCAACGCCGACGAGCAGGGCACGCCGCAGCAGGTCCGCAAGCTGATCGACCTCGTGCGCAAGAGCAAGATTCCGGCCGTCTTCAGCGAAAGCACGATCTCGGACAAGCCGGCCAGGCAGGTCGCGCGCGAGACCGGCGCGAAATATGGCGGGGTGCTCTATGTCGACTCCCTCTCGGCGGCAAACGGGCCTGTACCGACCTTCGCCAAGCTGCTGGAGGTGACCGTGGAGACGATCGCCAAGGGGTTTGGCCAGTGA
- a CDS encoding manganese/iron ABC transporter ATP-binding protein, with product MAAGPTPSIVVAGVTVRYGNGVTAVHDASFALGPGTICALVGINGSGKSTLFKTLMGFLKPAKGMVSIAGMEVRQALKRGLVAYVPQAEEVDWSFPVLVDDVVMMGRYGHMGFLRIAGKADRDAVDDALARVNMLEFRRRQIGELSGGQRKRVFLARALAQGGRVILLDEPFTGVDVKTEDQIVDLMRELRAEGRLMLVSTHNLGSIPDFCDQVVLVNKTVLAAGPTDTTFTHANLQRAFGGALRHFRLEGQALHEDADARRVTVISDDERPLVLYGKRGHETLADGGQTTRGKANGERAIGGEGRSS from the coding sequence ATGGCCGCCGGCCCGACCCCGTCGATCGTTGTCGCCGGGGTCACGGTTCGCTACGGCAACGGCGTCACCGCGGTGCACGACGCCTCGTTCGCGCTCGGGCCGGGCACGATCTGCGCGCTCGTCGGCATCAACGGTTCCGGCAAATCGACGCTCTTCAAGACCCTGATGGGGTTTCTGAAGCCGGCAAAAGGCATGGTCTCGATCGCCGGAATGGAGGTTCGCCAGGCGCTGAAGCGGGGTCTCGTCGCCTATGTGCCGCAAGCGGAGGAGGTCGATTGGAGCTTCCCCGTTCTGGTCGACGATGTCGTGATGATGGGGCGCTACGGGCATATGGGTTTCCTGCGCATCGCCGGTAAAGCTGATCGTGATGCCGTCGACGACGCCCTGGCGCGGGTCAACATGCTGGAGTTCCGCCGCAGGCAGATCGGCGAGCTCAGCGGTGGCCAGCGCAAGCGCGTCTTCCTGGCTCGCGCCCTGGCGCAGGGCGGGCGCGTCATCCTGCTTGACGAGCCCTTCACCGGCGTCGACGTCAAGACCGAGGACCAGATCGTCGATCTGATGCGGGAGTTGCGCGCTGAGGGCCGGCTGATGCTGGTCTCGACGCATAATCTCGGCTCGATCCCCGATTTCTGCGATCAGGTCGTGCTGGTCAACAAGACGGTTCTGGCCGCCGGGCCGACCGATACGACCTTCACCCATGCCAATCTACAGCGCGCCTTCGGTGGTGCGCTCAGGCATTTCCGGTTGGAAGGGCAGGCCTTGCATGAGGATGCGGATGCGCGCCGCGTCACCGTCATCAGCGACGATGAGCGGCCGCTCGTACTCTATGGCAAGCGCGGCCATGAGACGCTGGCCGATGGCGGCCAGACCACGCGCGGCAAAGCGAATGGCGAGAGGGCGATCGGCGGGGAGGGACGCTCGTCGTGA